Sequence from the Lacerta agilis isolate rLacAgi1 chromosome 6, rLacAgi1.pri, whole genome shotgun sequence genome:
GGGGAACATGCCAGCGATGGGAGAGCTGAGGCCGCCCAACACacatctcttctccccccaccttttccttTTCACCAGTGATGTGAAGTGGACTTTTTGGTGCTTTATTTTTCCACAAGGAAACAATATGTTTCATAAGGTCACAATCAACAATGAATGGATGCTAGTTGCAAATACAGCATTAGGCAAACTTGGCAGTTTCAAGTTTTTAGCTCTTGTTtgctaaatacaagtaaaataaaaataccaaattAGACCATTCTCTAGGGCAGGTattcttcaaccttttcagacctaaGACCCACTTTTAACACCAACATACATATGGAAAcctatttcttaatcttttatcatatatttgcatggtggtcaTGCTTCTGTTGTGACCCATATTGGATCAGGCCGTGACCCACCAGTGGGTCCAAGTCCACCTGTTGAAGGCCAGTGTTCTAGGGCATCACATATTGCCCTATTCACACTGTCCTAATTTTCGAAGAATTTTTTTCCAGTTCAGAATTGACTGGCAAACCCCCACTACTGCTTACACATGTATGTCCATCCATTCTATTCTCTCTCCCCACatattctttttttgcttttgctctttGCCCTTCCCTGCTGCAATTAAGCTTAGAAGAAATTCATTTCACTAAGTATGCACGTTTTTGAGGGATTCACAATGCAGATGGGGTAAATTAACCCTTTCCCCAGTGCTGCCACCCTCACCCTTCAAACCCCTCCCCCCATGGCAATTGTAGATGGGACCTTTTTCTTGGAAGCCTAATTccccaggaaacccacagcactgcTAGCTGTGTACAGTGGACATGTCCTGAATAATTATCTTGGATTTGTTTTGTAGGTTGCTCTTCAGTTCCCCGATGAACTCTTGCCAGATTCAGCAAGCCTTGCTAGCAAGATGGAAGCAGCAACTGGCGCCAAAATGTACATTCTGGGGGACACGTCATACGGCAGGTGAGGTCACAGAAGGAACCTCATTCCACATAAACACACGATAGAAGCTCAGGCCGTAGTCCTATAGAcacttgggagtaagcttcattgaaaaCATGGAACTTAGTGCTGagaacatgcataggactgtacTGCAGGCTTGCATTTTCAAGGGGTTCTGTAGTAATATGTCAGAGAGTAGGACTTTGGGATCATTAGTTGCACCCCAGTTCCTGCATCTTGGGTGTTGGTAACAGAGTATTTTTCCCATCGGCTGTCAGGCCTAGGGCTCCTTGCACGCTGAGTGAGCTGGTGACAGGGGAAATCCAGTCACTACAATGGCAACCCATTTACTACAAAGGAAGCATTTTTCTGCATGCTAGAGGTGGTAGGTGTTTTGAGGAAAGCCGCCCTCCACAGCTAATGCTGTTGCTTTCTTTAGCTGTTGCGTGGATGAAGTGGCAGCAGAGCACGTGGGCGCTGAGGCTGTGGTGCACTACGGCCCTGCCTGCTTGAGTCCCTGCCGCAAGCTGCCCGTGCTCCATGTGTTTGGCCGCAAACAGCTAGACGTGGCACGCTGCACAGAAGTCTTCCGGGAGTTGCATCCAGACCCTCTAGCTCATGTGGTTGTGCTGAATGAAGTGGCCTATTTTCATTCTCTTGGTGAGACCATGGGGATCACaatgtgggtggtgggtggtatTCAAGAGATACATTAGGCCAGGATGGGAAAAAGCTACAGTGGGCATCCTCTAACCTCAAACAGTACTCCCCATGCCAGTCCTGCCTTTTATGCCTTATCTGCCTTTCCAATGTTACCCAGTCCCAGCTTTTAACACTCCTCTACTATcctcagggctggattaaccaggAAATGCCTATTTCTCTCCATGCTCCCCACCTCATTTGCCACTAGGATACTAGTTTGTAGTTTCCTCAACAATAACATTCTTCACAGCAAAGCTAATAGACCTGCATGCTAATGTTCAAAGGCAAAACCACATAAATTAATTAGTGCAGTTTACTCCTTTGTAGTTTGAATGAACTAGGAATGTGGTCAGTTAATGCATAAATACCCAGGAGGAATTACAGATACCTGCCAAAGAGGCTTTTataagttctatgattctatgaaagtgagAAAAGTCAAAACAATACTCCTGTGAATGTTCCAATTTATATTTCTAATTTGGGGGCTGGAGTGGTTGTTCTCTTTTAAAGGACCACAGAAGTAATCTTTCCTTGTAATATTAGCTTTCAGTTAACTCCTCTCTGTTTACAtcctttaaatcagggatggggaacctattgctctccagatgttgttggactagaactctcattatccctgaccactggctatgctgcaTGAAGCTGATAGTTCCCCATCACAGCTTTAAACTTAGTGTCTAGCACAAGGCCCCTTTCCTGTCCATGGAAGAGGCCTGCTGAGTATTTGGAACAGTGAGAAGTGTGTGACTGTTACTGTCTCTAAACTGAATGACTTTTCATCACTTTTCCCCACAGATAACCTGGTCTCTCAGCTGCACCCCATTTATCCCAATGTAGTTTTCTCTCAACTGGATAACAAGGAACTTCAGCCAGTTCCTGGGCTGGTGCAGAAATTTGGGCGGCACTTTGTAGTGGACAGTCAGCATGGTCTTGACAACTACGCCATGTTCTACGTGGGTTGTGAAGGCCCAGAACTCACAAACTTCATGCTGAGCTGGAACCGGTGCCCCTTCAGCTCCTTTAATCCTCAGACAGGACAAGGCCGACGGGAAACATTGGATGTGAACCGGGCTCTGAGGCGACGCCTCTATCTAGTGGAGCGGGCACGGGATGCTCAAGTAGTGGGCATTGTGGTGGGCACTCTTGGTGTGGCAGACTACTTGTCTGTTCTGGAGCATCTGCGAGGAATCATTCAGCAGGCAGGCAAACGGGCCTATACCTTGGCTGTGGGTAAACCCAACCCTGCAAAGCTGGCAAACTTTCTAGAGGTGGACATTTTTGTGTTGGTAGCCTGCCCACAGAACTCTTTGCTTGATTCAGCTGACTTCTACCGGCCTGTGGTCACACCCTACGAGCTGGAGATGGCATGCAATCCAGCACGGACCTGGACAGGCAGCTATGTCACAGATTTCCGTCACCTCCTACCAGGTAATACTAGGTTTCAAAACTGGAGAAATGAGTAGAGGCAGCAACCAGTGAGCTCCTTTCACAC
This genomic interval carries:
- the DPH2 gene encoding 2-(3-amino-3-carboxypropyl)histidine synthase subunit 2 → MATAFSSDGAEVMQRAVIPAEASGRPPSTRLEEFYELERAAAFVSDNGFTKVALQFPDELLPDSASLASKMEAATGAKMYILGDTSYGSCCVDEVAAEHVGAEAVVHYGPACLSPCRKLPVLHVFGRKQLDVARCTEVFRELHPDPLAHVVVLNEVAYFHSLDNLVSQLHPIYPNVVFSQLDNKELQPVPGLVQKFGRHFVVDSQHGLDNYAMFYVGCEGPELTNFMLSWNRCPFSSFNPQTGQGRRETLDVNRALRRRLYLVERARDAQVVGIVVGTLGVADYLSVLEHLRGIIQQAGKRAYTLAVGKPNPAKLANFLEVDIFVLVACPQNSLLDSADFYRPVVTPYELEMACNPARTWTGSYVTDFRHLLPGACEHTPFPDKVSEADSEPSISLITGELRSTCLYTAPDPELSSSTSVTCRSYMHMAESSPAASFLESRSWRGLEQQLGQSAVTKAVAGRRGIAIAYEDEPSG